In a genomic window of Silurus meridionalis isolate SWU-2019-XX chromosome 27, ASM1480568v1, whole genome shotgun sequence:
- the ccnh gene encoding cyclin-H, which translates to MYHNSSQKKYWTFNKEANLDHLRLESNQKFRAKALSLRKPGISESMFLDPHEEKVLFKHYEKRLLDFCTVFKPVMPKSVVGTACMYFRRFYLNNSLMEYHPRTIMLTCAYLSCKVDEFNVSSTQFVGNLQENPAAQEKALEQILEYELLLIQQLNFHLVIHNPYRPFEGFLIDLKTRYPLLENPEMLRKSAEDFINKAAMTDAGLLFSPSQIALTAVLNSATRAGLKMETYLTECMALKDDKETLSKMYEVMRRIASLIKEYELPKPEEVNVCKQKLERIHTEFISNPNLKRKHGYEDDDHVVKKPLVTEEEWTDEDFDVL; encoded by the exons ATGTACCACAACAGCTCCCAAAAGAAATATTGGACTTTCAATAAAGAGGCCAACTTGGATCATTTGAGGCTCGAGTCTAATCAAAAGTTTCGTGCCAAAGCTCTCAGTCTGCGAAAG CCTGGAATAAGCGAGTCCATGTTTCTCGATCCCCATGAAGAGAAAGTGCTCTTTAAGCACTATGAGAAGAGGTTACTCGACTTCTGTACAGTGTTTAAGCCTGTGATGCCAAAATCAGTAGTG ggCACGGCTTGCATGTATTTCCgaagattttatttaaacaactcTTTAATGGAGTACCACCCGAGGACTATAAT GCTGACTTGTGCATACCTGTCCTgtaaggtggatgagtttaatgTTTCCAGCACTCAGTTTGTGGGGAATCTTCAGGAAAATCCAGCAGCTCAGGAGAAAGCTCTGGAGCAGATCCTGGAGTACGAGCTACTTCTCATCCAGCAGCTGAATTTCCATCTGGTCATACACAACCCATATCGGCCGTTCGAAGGATTTCTCATAGACCTGAAA ACAAGGTATCCACTGTTGGAGAATCCAGAAATGTTGAGAAAAAGTGCAGAAGACTTCATCAACAAAGCAGCAATGACGGACGCAGGTCTTTTGTTCTCTCCATCTCAGATCGCCCTCACGGCTGTCCTCAACAGCGCAACACGAGCAGGCCTCAAAATGGAAAC GTATCTTACAGAATGCATGGCTCTAAAAGATGACAAGGAGACACTTTCCAAGATGTACGAAGTAATGAGAC GAATTGCTTCTCTCATCAAGGAATATGAGCTTCCCAAACCTGAAGAAGTAAACGTTTGCAAACAGAAACTGGAACGGATTCATACAGAGTTCATCAGCAACCCAAACTT AAAAAGAAAGCATGGCTATGAAGATGATGACCACGTCGTTAAAAAGCCCCTTGTTACTGAAGAG GAATGGACCGATGAAGACTTCGATGTCTTGTAA